Proteins co-encoded in one Pseudomonadota bacterium genomic window:
- a CDS encoding GIY-YIG nuclease family protein, producing MKTTPTTDNWHVYIVECADRTLYTGISTDVDRRISLHNAGRGAKYTRVRRPVSLVYREVASDRGSALRREYAIKQLSAQQKRQLIQQHA from the coding sequence ATGAAAACAACACCCACGACTGACAACTGGCATGTTTACATAGTCGAATGCGCCGATCGGACTCTCTACACCGGCATCAGCACAGACGTCGATCGACGCATCAGTCTTCATAACGCAGGCCGAGGGGCGAAGTACACGCGCGTGCGACGACCGGTCAGCTTGGTCTACCGCGAAGTCGCCTCCGACCGTGGCAGTGCATTACGACGCGAATACGCGATTAAACAACTGTCTGCCCAACAAAAACGGCAGCTGATTCAACAACACGCGTGA
- a CDS encoding HDOD domain-containing protein, producing the protein MDTTIAAADVDTCNASTLVSMIRSLPPLPDVAQEIIARFQDEFISGNDIADIVSGDPTISARLFSLANSAYYGLQEPVSDMRVVVGRVLGPDAVRSLAFALATNRTFDLSACLGFDSDRFWNRALNTAAAAQRFSKVVEDLDPTEREFAYIAGLCHSLGLMALACSLPEKTSDVLNAHTEDDELKMEELCVGKLGYSIETVTHELVNHWKLPQEIVVAYQHRAEQRSADNKLASILEASIKASRQIEHMLSATEPTDLHIPYIAKDLPDVELNTLKKATVGTEAQRQATETTVKAMVG; encoded by the coding sequence ATGGACACTACAATAGCCGCCGCCGACGTCGACACGTGCAATGCCAGCACGTTAGTCAGCATGATACGAAGTTTGCCGCCGCTGCCGGATGTCGCGCAGGAGATCATTGCGCGATTTCAGGATGAATTTATTAGTGGTAACGATATTGCGGATATTGTAAGCGGTGATCCGACGATCAGTGCGCGACTGTTTTCCTTAGCCAATTCTGCCTACTACGGTTTGCAGGAGCCGGTAAGTGACATGCGCGTTGTTGTCGGCCGCGTGTTGGGGCCAGATGCCGTGCGTTCACTGGCCTTTGCATTGGCGACCAATCGAACGTTTGATCTCAGCGCCTGCTTGGGCTTTGATTCTGACCGCTTTTGGAACCGAGCTCTAAACACGGCCGCGGCGGCACAACGATTCTCGAAGGTGGTCGAAGACCTCGATCCAACCGAACGAGAGTTTGCCTATATTGCTGGCCTTTGCCACAGCCTCGGCTTGATGGCGCTGGCGTGCAGTCTGCCTGAGAAGACCAGTGATGTGCTCAATGCACACACTGAAGACGATGAGCTCAAAATGGAAGAGTTGTGCGTGGGTAAACTGGGCTACTCGATCGAAACCGTTACCCATGAGCTGGTTAATCACTGGAAGCTGCCGCAGGAGATTGTGGTGGCCTATCAACATCGGGCTGAGCAGCGTTCCGCCGACAACAAGCTCGCGTCGATTCTCGAAGCGTCTATCAAGGCGTCACGGCAGATTGAACACATGCTTAGCGCGACCGAGCCGACCGATCTGCACATTCCCTATATTGCCAAGGACCTGCCCGACGTAGAGTTAAATACGCTCAAAAAAGCAACAGTGGGCACCGAGGCCCAACGGCAAGCGACCGAGACGACTGTGAAAGCGATGGTCGGTTAG
- a CDS encoding EAL domain-containing protein encodes MKLYQQLALIVAVGVCAYANAAHKEPKGTLWEAEPPMLQYDTVDGLSQGDVLAITQDDAGHLWVATHRGLNRYDGVEFLNFTKADGLLYNYVTALHTTSAGQIWLTDAKSNLILIDNTSVTSITPLKGLSDSVVREFVRFRGRFVFATEDAGLFSLPIGNLDATPALLRGSQEKTSQLSVWNDALWFVQDNQLFKWSGGSDVDIELVQENVVSSYMLDGVHWLVNEQREVGVLKDGWFSVRHTVPGTDPINNIVAGRTGDVWISTDESVYGFLSRVDLSGERREEFVSFPDLAEVNTLYIDHEDTLWLGRYGGLYRHLGNRFTHYRNRFSANSSVVWVVTQDDAGNFYYGTGTSLLKHSTNRVVTDLSARYDLPSGRVRVVESYVDGVLYVGVAGRGLFRLDTQRDVATLVAGTANQIILDSHLDGTGRLWLATDGAGILTIDVDAAGPAVPVDDSSKGPIYSLSEDPAGNIWYGVDEDGLGVLRPMANGQYRHEFYGEKYGLTDKLFSHVEAAGENEVWLAGEDSVLIHFKEGQTRDYTRDSPMSDQNVYSVFVQDDGSLLLGGEKGVFFFDPATLYSRGLSLLHGFMGLEVNAHANFLDRDGYLWFGTIDGATRMDLRYEMPTRVPITPQVLSARTQKTQTGLTPGSQVEYSDNGMQFVFDGVSLLEPHSVEYSYRLVGHDINWSTPDRSRSVNYSGLPPGQYRFEVRARYLDGQWFFNNEAFSFEVLAPFWLKRWFLLSVLAAILFVLYAGYAVRTRAIKRHNLKLRREVDDRTKSIEEGHRRLVASNEQLLQESEERRLADIAREEVETRFRVAFQSTPIGMAFIDRDGLILNSNRAYQEMFVRPERRQDGRLRINALTFVDEEDRGTMRTQFLRLLNDEYEYYDTECSCIAHDGELLNARLFLTAVRNEQGEFVYCIVQIQDITEARRLTDALEYQASYDELTGLVNRRSFQAALQKAHKQSEDGDIPSYLVLMDLDQFKIVNDTSGHLAGDELLRQVSQIIRDQVRADDTVARLGGDEFGLILWRCPNDVAHRVAESIRAAVEDFQFQWDTNTYRIGVSMGAVRVDQSLGTIEEITQLADAACYHSKDAGRNRVHFVQGDGESVNEKRGEVRWVQRLNEAMDNSSFALYGQFIRPVEPIEGEPERMEVLLRMRDPDSRKLIPPGAFLPSAERYGLIVKLDKWVVENLFKTLYLHQSFGSLGRRYWINLSGSSVGDKRFVDFLIDAVKNCRLPEGMINFEITETAVIRNVGEAGRMMSALHDMGCQFALDDFGSGLSSFGYLKKLPVDFIKIDGMFIRDILTDEIDRIFVRSIIDIARTMNIKSIAEFVENDQILNAVKELGIDYVQGFGVHRPETVFAELPMGAMIGPDPEAENKLILPPDIERSA; translated from the coding sequence ATGAAACTATATCAACAGCTTGCGCTTATTGTTGCAGTCGGCGTGTGCGCCTATGCGAATGCCGCTCATAAGGAACCGAAGGGTACCCTGTGGGAGGCAGAACCGCCGATGTTGCAATACGACACGGTGGATGGATTGAGTCAGGGCGACGTGTTGGCCATTACACAAGATGACGCGGGTCATCTTTGGGTGGCCACTCATCGAGGACTCAATCGCTATGATGGGGTTGAGTTTCTAAATTTCACCAAGGCCGATGGGCTGCTTTATAACTACGTAACGGCGCTTCACACCACCTCCGCTGGCCAGATTTGGCTGACCGATGCCAAAAGCAACCTGATTTTAATCGATAACACCTCGGTGACGAGCATCACCCCGCTCAAGGGGTTGAGTGATTCGGTTGTGCGAGAGTTCGTTCGGTTTCGCGGTCGCTTTGTGTTTGCGACAGAAGATGCAGGCCTGTTCAGTTTGCCAATTGGAAACCTCGATGCCACCCCGGCTCTCCTACGTGGTAGCCAGGAGAAAACATCGCAACTGAGCGTTTGGAATGATGCGCTATGGTTTGTGCAAGACAACCAACTCTTCAAATGGTCAGGTGGCAGCGACGTCGACATCGAGCTCGTGCAGGAGAACGTTGTCAGCAGCTACATGTTGGACGGCGTGCATTGGCTTGTGAATGAGCAGCGCGAAGTGGGCGTGCTCAAAGACGGTTGGTTTAGTGTTCGGCATACGGTCCCTGGCACCGACCCGATCAATAACATCGTCGCCGGTCGAACCGGCGATGTGTGGATCAGCACCGATGAAAGCGTCTATGGCTTCCTGTCACGCGTGGACTTAAGCGGCGAGCGTCGCGAAGAGTTCGTCTCGTTCCCCGATTTGGCAGAGGTCAATACCCTGTATATCGATCACGAGGACACGCTGTGGTTGGGGCGCTATGGCGGTCTATATCGCCATCTGGGTAATCGATTCACGCATTACCGAAATCGCTTTTCCGCCAACTCAAGTGTTGTTTGGGTGGTGACCCAAGACGATGCGGGTAATTTCTATTACGGCACCGGCACTTCCTTGCTGAAACACTCCACCAACCGTGTTGTCACAGACCTGTCTGCGCGCTACGACCTGCCTTCGGGCCGTGTTCGGGTGGTTGAATCCTATGTCGACGGTGTGCTTTATGTGGGTGTGGCGGGGCGAGGCCTTTTTCGTCTTGATACACAGCGTGATGTGGCAACGTTGGTGGCAGGTACGGCCAACCAGATCATTCTCGACTCCCATTTGGATGGCACCGGCCGTCTTTGGCTAGCCACAGACGGCGCGGGCATCTTGACTATTGATGTCGATGCGGCGGGTCCTGCAGTGCCGGTGGACGACTCCTCCAAAGGACCGATCTATTCACTGTCTGAGGACCCAGCGGGAAACATTTGGTACGGCGTCGATGAAGACGGTCTCGGCGTACTGCGACCGATGGCGAATGGCCAATATCGGCATGAATTTTACGGCGAGAAATACGGTCTGACCGACAAATTGTTTAGCCATGTCGAGGCGGCGGGCGAGAACGAAGTGTGGTTGGCCGGCGAGGATAGCGTTCTCATTCACTTCAAAGAGGGCCAAACTCGGGACTACACGCGGGATTCCCCAATGAGTGACCAAAACGTCTACTCCGTGTTTGTCCAAGACGATGGCTCGCTATTGTTGGGCGGCGAGAAAGGGGTGTTCTTCTTTGACCCGGCGACACTCTACAGTCGTGGACTCAGTTTGCTTCATGGGTTTATGGGGCTGGAAGTCAATGCGCACGCGAATTTTCTCGATCGCGATGGCTATCTGTGGTTTGGTACGATCGATGGCGCGACGCGCATGGATTTACGCTATGAAATGCCGACACGGGTGCCGATCACGCCGCAGGTGCTGAGCGCACGAACGCAAAAAACGCAAACGGGTCTTACGCCGGGTAGTCAGGTTGAGTACAGCGACAACGGCATGCAGTTTGTGTTTGATGGAGTCTCGCTGCTCGAGCCCCATTCGGTTGAATACAGCTATCGCCTAGTCGGCCACGACATTAATTGGAGCACGCCCGATCGCTCGCGTAGCGTGAACTACTCTGGTCTCCCGCCCGGTCAATACCGCTTCGAAGTTCGAGCTCGATATCTCGATGGACAGTGGTTTTTCAATAACGAGGCGTTCTCGTTCGAGGTGCTTGCACCGTTTTGGCTAAAGCGCTGGTTCCTGTTGTCGGTGCTTGCCGCCATCTTGTTTGTGTTGTACGCGGGATACGCCGTCCGGACACGGGCAATCAAGCGTCACAACCTCAAGTTGCGACGAGAAGTGGACGATCGCACAAAATCGATCGAAGAAGGGCACCGACGATTAGTTGCCAGCAATGAACAATTATTGCAGGAAAGCGAGGAGCGACGGCTTGCAGACATTGCTCGTGAAGAAGTTGAGACCCGGTTTCGCGTCGCGTTTCAATCGACACCCATCGGCATGGCATTTATTGATCGGGACGGTCTGATCCTGAATTCGAATCGTGCCTATCAGGAGATGTTTGTCCGGCCCGAGCGGCGTCAAGATGGCAGGCTTCGCATTAATGCTCTGACGTTCGTCGATGAGGAAGATCGCGGCACAATGCGCACGCAGTTTCTGCGGTTGTTAAATGATGAGTACGAATACTACGACACCGAATGTAGTTGTATTGCGCACGATGGTGAATTGCTCAATGCACGGCTGTTCTTAACGGCGGTGCGAAACGAACAGGGAGAGTTTGTTTATTGCATTGTACAGATACAAGACATCACAGAGGCTCGACGATTGACCGATGCGTTGGAGTATCAGGCGAGTTATGACGAACTGACTGGACTGGTCAATCGCCGCTCATTTCAGGCGGCGCTACAAAAGGCGCATAAGCAAAGCGAAGATGGCGATATACCGTCTTATCTCGTGCTCATGGATCTGGACCAATTTAAGATTGTCAATGATACATCCGGGCATTTAGCGGGTGATGAGTTGCTTCGACAGGTCAGCCAGATTATCCGCGACCAAGTGCGCGCCGATGATACCGTGGCGCGTCTGGGTGGCGATGAGTTTGGCCTTATTTTATGGCGATGTCCGAATGATGTGGCGCATCGCGTGGCGGAGTCGATTCGAGCCGCTGTTGAGGATTTCCAGTTCCAATGGGATACCAATACGTACCGTATTGGGGTCAGCATGGGCGCGGTGCGAGTCGACCAGTCATTGGGCACGATCGAAGAGATTACCCAGCTCGCTGACGCGGCGTGTTATCACTCAAAGGACGCTGGCAGAAACCGTGTTCACTTCGTTCAAGGCGATGGCGAGTCGGTGAATGAAAAGCGCGGCGAAGTGCGTTGGGTGCAGAGACTCAACGAAGCGATGGATAACAGCAGCTTCGCGCTCTACGGGCAGTTCATTCGCCCGGTTGAACCCATCGAGGGTGAGCCTGAGCGCATGGAAGTGTTGTTGCGCATGCGCGATCCAGACTCACGTAAGCTGATTCCACCTGGCGCCTTCTTACCGTCTGCCGAGCGATACGGACTCATTGTGAAGCTCGATAAGTGGGTTGTGGAGAATCTGTTCAAAACGCTGTATCTCCATCAGTCATTTGGCAGCCTCGGTCGTCGCTATTGGATTAATTTATCGGGCTCTAGCGTTGGAGATAAGCGGTTCGTTGATTTCTTGATCGACGCGGTTAAAAACTGTCGCCTACCCGAAGGCATGATCAATTTCGAAATTACCGAGACCGCCGTTATACGAAATGTCGGTGAGGCCGGTCGGATGATGTCGGCGCTGCACGATATGGGCTGCCAGTTTGCACTCGATGACTTCGGCAGCGGCCTGTCGTCTTTTGGTTACCTTAAGAAACTGCCGGTCGATTTCATAAAAATCGACGGCATGTTTATTCGCGATATCTTGACCGACGAAATCGATCGCATTTTTGTGCGTTCGATTATTGATATCGCTCGCACGATGAATATTAAGTCGATCGCTGAGTTTGTTGAGAATGACCAGATTCTCAATGCGGTAAAAGAGCTTGGCATCGATTACGTCCAGGGCTTTGGTGTTCATCGCCCTGAAACGGTGTTTGCCGAGTTACCTATGGGCGCCATGATCGGCCCTGACCCCGAAGCCGAAAACAAACTGATCCTGCCGCCTGACATCGAGCGTTCGGCATGA
- a CDS encoding ParA family protein, producing MNKIIAIANQKGGVGKTTTCVNLAASLSATKRRVLLVDLDPQGNATMGSGVNKHTAENTAGAVMLGEATIQNTIVAADKSGFDVVPGNDQLTAAEVNLMKEFGRETRLSKALEQVRDQYDYILIDCPPSLNMLTVNALTAADGVLIPMQCEYYALEGLSALVQTIEQIRDAVNPSLEIEGILRTMFDPRNNLANDVSSQLILHFGDTVYSTVIPRNVRLAEAPSFGVPVIKHDKSSRGALAYLALAGEVNRRHGDRLRESA from the coding sequence ATGAACAAGATTATTGCCATCGCAAACCAAAAAGGCGGTGTGGGAAAAACCACCACGTGCGTCAACCTCGCGGCCTCATTGAGTGCCACCAAGCGGCGGGTGTTGCTTGTTGATCTCGATCCACAAGGCAACGCTACGATGGGCAGCGGAGTGAACAAACACACGGCGGAAAATACCGCGGGTGCGGTGATGCTCGGTGAAGCCACCATCCAAAACACCATTGTCGCGGCCGACAAGTCCGGTTTTGATGTGGTGCCTGGCAATGATCAGCTGACCGCCGCGGAAGTGAATCTCATGAAAGAGTTTGGCCGTGAAACGCGGCTGAGCAAGGCGCTGGAACAGGTTCGCGACCAATACGACTACATTCTTATTGACTGCCCGCCGTCGCTAAATATGCTCACGGTGAATGCGCTGACAGCGGCGGACGGCGTCCTGATTCCAATGCAGTGTGAGTATTACGCGCTCGAGGGCTTAAGTGCGCTGGTGCAGACCATCGAACAGATCCGCGACGCGGTCAATCCGTCGTTGGAAATCGAGGGGATACTGCGCACTATGTTTGATCCGCGCAATAATTTGGCCAACGACGTGTCGTCTCAGCTTATCCTGCACTTTGGTGACACGGTGTACAGCACGGTCATTCCCCGCAACGTACGATTGGCCGAAGCCCCCAGTTTTGGCGTGCCGGTGATAAAACACGACAAGTCGTCCCGCGGTGCACTGGCGTATTTGGCGCTTGCCGGTGAAGTCAATCGTCGTCATGGCGATCGGCTACGCGAATCCGCCTAG
- the rsmG gene encoding 16S rRNA (guanine(527)-N(7))-methyltransferase RsmG: protein MSDLNETALRRQLDEGLSGLQNATRPNDTQCGQLVAFVALLAKWNKAYNLTAIREPADMVSHHLLDSLTVAPHLHGQRCVDIGTGAGLPGLPLAITHPDKSFLLIDSNSKKTRFITQAVAALSLLNVEVWQGRSEHYEAGAGFDTVMCRAVASLPRLVEIGGHLLNNGGRLVAQKGRMPDAELAELPVGWRATTHVAQVPGLENKTRHIIVLTHH from the coding sequence ATGTCTGACCTAAACGAAACCGCGCTTCGACGCCAGCTCGACGAAGGCCTATCGGGCCTACAGAATGCGACACGGCCCAACGACACGCAGTGCGGTCAGTTGGTGGCCTTTGTCGCGCTCCTGGCAAAGTGGAATAAGGCGTATAACCTCACCGCGATTCGCGAGCCAGCCGATATGGTCAGCCACCATCTCCTCGATAGTCTAACGGTGGCGCCGCATCTGCATGGTCAACGCTGTGTTGATATCGGTACTGGGGCGGGTTTGCCCGGACTGCCGCTGGCCATCACGCATCCGGACAAATCGTTCTTACTGATTGATTCAAATAGTAAAAAAACACGTTTTATTACGCAGGCGGTGGCCGCGCTGTCGTTATTGAATGTGGAGGTGTGGCAGGGTCGTTCCGAACACTATGAAGCGGGCGCGGGCTTTGATACGGTGATGTGCCGGGCGGTGGCGAGTCTGCCTCGGCTGGTGGAGATTGGGGGACACCTGTTAAATAACGGTGGGCGTTTGGTCGCACAAAAAGGCCGGATGCCCGATGCCGAGCTGGCGGAGCTGCCGGTTGGCTGGCGCGCGACGACACATGTCGCACAGGTACCTGGACTGGAAAACAAAACACGGCACATTATTGTGCTCACACATCACTGA
- the sodX gene encoding nickel-type superoxide dismutase maturation protease has product MGVGRVTVGDGLPGWRTTREVLLWLLGRRRRFRVVNQSMQPTLQAGGYVLVDPNASAHGDLRPGELVVACHPRQPDLIVVKRVAAIQPGGIVLLSDNPSGSEDSRHFGPVPHALIRGRVTHVIH; this is encoded by the coding sequence ATGGGTGTTGGCCGGGTAACGGTTGGCGATGGCCTTCCCGGGTGGCGTACCACCCGGGAAGTGTTGCTGTGGTTATTGGGCCGCCGGCGTCGATTCCGCGTGGTTAACCAAAGCATGCAACCCACGTTGCAAGCGGGCGGTTACGTGTTGGTCGATCCGAATGCGAGTGCGCACGGCGATTTGCGACCCGGAGAGTTGGTGGTTGCCTGTCATCCCCGTCAACCCGATCTGATCGTGGTTAAGCGGGTTGCCGCGATCCAACCGGGCGGCATTGTGCTCTTGAGCGATAATCCAAGTGGGAGTGAAGACAGCCGTCATTTTGGTCCGGTCCCGCATGCACTCATTCGCGGGCGGGTGACGCACGTCATTCACTAG
- the sodN gene encoding superoxide dismutase, Ni, translated as MLKTLMTLADRVSAAPEASAHCDGPCGIYDPASARISAEAVRSMTKKMLALEAPAGGDNAAMAAYQNTMSRYIAIKEQQAHETKEHLLVLWTDYFKPEHLEQFPNLHDVFWKAAKLCSSCKVEVSPQHCDELIDAVKDIHDIFWKSKNRDVEWVLAG; from the coding sequence ATGTTAAAGACTTTAATGACACTGGCTGATCGCGTATCGGCCGCCCCCGAAGCCAGCGCGCACTGCGATGGACCCTGTGGCATCTACGACCCAGCGTCGGCGCGCATCAGTGCCGAAGCTGTGCGTTCGATGACCAAAAAAATGTTGGCGCTCGAGGCGCCTGCCGGCGGTGATAATGCTGCAATGGCGGCGTATCAAAACACCATGAGTCGCTACATTGCCATCAAAGAGCAGCAGGCGCACGAAACCAAGGAACACCTGCTGGTGCTGTGGACCGATTACTTCAAGCCCGAGCACCTTGAGCAATTTCCAAATCTACACGATGTATTTTGGAAAGCGGCGAAGCTGTGCTCGTCATGCAAGGTGGAAGTTTCACCACAGCATTGCGATGAGTTGATCGATGCGGTCAAAGACATTCACGATATCTTCTGGAAGTCGAAAAACCGAGACGTCGAATGGGTGTTGGCCGGGTAA
- a CDS encoding pyridoxal-dependent decarboxylase, whose protein sequence is MKEAHYSRDTALAQLAEFEEAVVATLATHRAHARANIDGLDAATGWAPIGDILRNLDIERWIDEGGMDATAFQAFLAKYLNYSVKFRHPGYIAHQVSVPDYPAALASLINGVTNNPMGIFEMGSAAATLEFSVINWMLRKVGWPPQVLDAAPGAPPTAGGVMTHGGSLANLTALLAARARVAPDAWEQGVPHDLAVLVPASSHYSNARAVSILGLGRQAVYELEVDAFGVVRVDRLEQALATIKSDNRRCMALIANACSTATGLHDPLRPIGEFCRTHNIWFHADACHGASALMSPAVRHHLDGIELADSIVWDTHKMMQVPVLSAAVLLRDVSDFDRAFHQEASYLAYGQSLDNYDTITRTVECTRSAMGFKVFLNLAWRGEAALGDYVRERYEAAQRFYALISARPGFSCPYRPETNILCFRYGEDDAEQEAVREHLMRTGQFHITSTLLNGRRYLRLTVMNRLTNEATIERLLDAIEQTAQERRNP, encoded by the coding sequence ATGAAAGAGGCTCACTATTCGCGTGATACTGCCTTAGCGCAACTCGCCGAGTTTGAAGAGGCGGTGGTGGCGACGCTGGCGACACATAGGGCTCACGCGCGAGCGAATATTGATGGCCTCGATGCCGCAACCGGTTGGGCGCCGATCGGCGACATTCTGCGTAACCTCGACATTGAGCGCTGGATCGATGAGGGGGGCATGGATGCGACCGCTTTCCAGGCGTTTTTGGCAAAGTACCTGAACTACAGCGTCAAATTTCGCCACCCTGGCTACATCGCGCATCAAGTCTCAGTGCCCGACTACCCGGCCGCCCTCGCGTCGCTCATCAACGGCGTCACCAACAACCCGATGGGTATTTTTGAAATGGGCTCGGCGGCCGCCACACTGGAGTTCAGCGTCATCAACTGGATGCTCCGTAAGGTTGGCTGGCCGCCGCAGGTGCTTGACGCGGCCCCCGGCGCGCCGCCCACCGCCGGCGGTGTGATGACCCACGGTGGATCGCTGGCAAACCTCACCGCGCTGCTCGCCGCCCGAGCTCGTGTCGCGCCGGATGCCTGGGAACAGGGGGTACCACATGACTTGGCGGTGCTGGTCCCGGCAAGCTCGCATTATTCCAACGCGCGAGCCGTATCGATTCTTGGGCTTGGCCGACAGGCGGTTTATGAACTGGAAGTCGATGCGTTTGGGGTGGTGCGTGTTGATCGTCTGGAGCAGGCGTTGGCCACCATTAAGTCGGACAACCGGCGCTGCATGGCGCTCATTGCCAATGCGTGTTCGACAGCCACCGGGTTGCATGATCCACTGCGACCGATCGGCGAGTTTTGCCGTACGCATAATATTTGGTTTCACGCCGATGCGTGTCACGGCGCGAGTGCGCTGATGAGTCCGGCGGTGCGCCATCATCTCGACGGGATTGAGCTGGCGGATTCCATCGTGTGGGATACCCACAAGATGATGCAGGTGCCCGTGTTGAGTGCGGCCGTCCTTCTGCGCGATGTCAGTGATTTTGATCGTGCGTTTCATCAAGAGGCGAGCTATCTCGCCTACGGCCAGAGTCTCGATAACTACGACACGATCACCCGCACCGTTGAATGCACGCGCAGCGCCATGGGCTTTAAGGTGTTTTTGAATCTCGCCTGGCGGGGCGAGGCGGCACTCGGTGACTATGTGCGTGAGCGCTACGAAGCGGCGCAGCGCTTTTATGCCCTGATTAGCGCCCGCCCGGGATTCAGTTGTCCCTATCGGCCCGAGACCAATATTCTGTGTTTTCGCTACGGCGAGGACGATGCCGAACAGGAGGCGGTGCGTGAACACCTGATGCGCACCGGACAGTTTCACATCACCTCGACATTGCTCAATGGCCGGCGCTACCTTCGCCTCACCGTGATGAATCGATTGACCAATGAAGCAACGATCGAGCGTCTGCTTGACGCCATTGAGCAAACGGCTCAAGAACGCCGCAACCCCTGA
- a CDS encoding MBL fold metallo-hydrolase: MSGSSSVMPKYTEVGEGIYAVDTEYMRPLMDASHLIVDKGEAAYVDTGTSLSVSNLLAALADIGLDVSAVTAVFLTHIHLDHAGGAGELMRHLPNARAYIHPRGAPHMHEPEKLIAGTIAVYGEALYHATYGEIVPIEKARIVEVTDGMRVTVGTREFELIHTPGHALHHYCLVDQSAELVFTGDTFGVSYRETDTGKGAFIIPTTTPVHFDPDAAHASIDRIMSYAPKSAYLTHYSRVTDLERLAGDLHEGLDRYVHICQDCEDADDRVRAIFERLTDYVFGRLDEHGYDGDYDARSSILKGDLMLNAQGLDVWLKRLAKQRARAEV; the protein is encoded by the coding sequence ATGTCAGGTTCATCATCAGTGATGCCAAAATACACCGAAGTGGGCGAGGGCATCTACGCCGTTGACACCGAGTATATGCGCCCGCTGATGGACGCGAGTCATTTGATTGTCGATAAGGGTGAGGCGGCGTATGTCGACACCGGCACGTCACTGTCGGTGAGCAATCTCCTCGCGGCGTTGGCCGACATCGGACTCGATGTTAGTGCCGTCACCGCCGTTTTTCTGACCCATATCCACCTCGATCACGCGGGCGGCGCCGGTGAACTCATGCGTCACTTGCCCAACGCGCGTGCCTACATACACCCGCGCGGTGCGCCCCATATGCACGAACCGGAAAAGCTCATTGCCGGGACGATAGCGGTATACGGCGAAGCGCTGTATCACGCCACCTACGGTGAGATTGTGCCGATCGAAAAAGCGCGCATCGTTGAAGTCACCGACGGCATGCGCGTGACAGTAGGCACACGTGAATTCGAATTAATCCATACGCCCGGCCACGCACTGCATCACTATTGCCTGGTTGATCAGTCCGCTGAGCTCGTGTTTACCGGCGACACGTTTGGCGTGTCCTATCGCGAAACCGATACGGGCAAGGGAGCCTTTATTATTCCCACTACAACGCCCGTGCACTTCGATCCCGATGCCGCTCATGCGTCGATCGATCGAATTATGAGTTATGCACCCAAAAGTGCGTATCTGACTCACTATAGCCGCGTCACCGACCTCGAGCGACTGGCGGGCGATCTGCATGAAGGACTCGATCGGTATGTGCATATCTGTCAAGACTGTGAGGACGCAGATGATCGCGTGCGGGCCATTTTTGAACGACTCACTGACTACGTCTTTGGTCGATTGGACGAGCATGGTTACGATGGCGACTACGACGCGCGCAGCAGTATCCTAAAGGGTGATTTGATGCTGAACGCCCAAGGCCTGGACGTGTGGTTAAAGCGTCTGGCGAAACAGCGCGCCAGGGCGGAGGTATGA